Proteins from a genomic interval of Zingiber officinale cultivar Zhangliang chromosome 1B, Zo_v1.1, whole genome shotgun sequence:
- the LOC122039735 gene encoding wiskott-Aldrich syndrome protein family member 2-like, translating to MTVLFPIHADFLTSPEPPLTILLFPEPLPLATLVSLNPPPASLLRRATAAEPQPPAFPPHASNRDEPQPAVSSLPRTQAPTDLPLARSHRPQPLILFSSSGAPTDSDVDSRRATRRGFSLIRSTDKDGYEQYCSRLVPVLTYYT from the exons atgac GGTTCTTTTTCCCATTCACGCCGATTTCCTCACCTCTCCCGAGCCCCCTCTTACGATTCTTCTCTTCCCTGAGCCTCTCCCTCTCGCGACCCTCGTCTCCCTAAACCCACCGCCGGCCTCTCTTCTCCGTCGAGCCACAGCCGCCGAGCCACAACCACCGGCTTTTCCTCCTCACGCCAGCAACAGAGACGAGCCCCAGCCGGCGGTCTCCTCCCTTCCTCGCACGCAGGCGCCAACCGATCTCCCTCTCGCGAGATCTCATAGACCACAACCGCTGATCCTCTTCTCTTCGAGCGGTGCCCCAACTGATTCG gacgttgattcgagacgagcgacACGACGTGGGTTTAGTCTTATACGTTCGACAGATAAagacgg ttatgagcagtactgtagcagattagtaccagttctgacctactatacctag